A genomic segment from Lemur catta isolate mLemCat1 chromosome 9, mLemCat1.pri, whole genome shotgun sequence encodes:
- the PKIA gene encoding cAMP-dependent protein kinase inhibitor alpha gives MTDVETTYADFIASGRTGRRNAIHDILVSSASGNSNELALKLAGLDINKTEGEEDAQRSSTEQSGEAQGEAAKSES, from the exons ATGACTGATGTGGAAACTACATATGCAGATTTTATTGCTTCAGGAAGAACAGGTAGAAGAAATGCAATACATGATATCCTGGTTTCCTCTGCAAGTGGCAACAGCAATGAATTAGCCTTGAAATTAGCAGGTCTTGATATCAACAAGACAG aaGGTGAAGAAGATGCACAGCGGAGTTCGACAGAACAAAGTGGGGAAGCCCAGGGAGAAGCAGCAAAATCTGAAAGCTAA